A DNA window from Centroberyx gerrardi isolate f3 chromosome 3, fCenGer3.hap1.cur.20231027, whole genome shotgun sequence contains the following coding sequences:
- the LOC139933582 gene encoding beta-1,3-N-acetylglucosaminyltransferase lunatic fringe-like: MWKTAGGSKCTFTSAGPGAVAATCLLVTVMLVVAVGHPSIPVLDVSPLSLGTAGDKEPLTAGTGSGGKVFSAYFRKLARERRAVSGPPPGGAPPGPVEQLSPADLFIAVKTTGKYHRQRLDLLLETWISRNMQQTYVFTDGEDEKLRKRMGAHLINTNCSATHNRQALSCKMAQEYDIFIDSGKKWFCHVDDDNYVNVGSLVKLLSHYSHTHDVYIGRPSLERPIEATERLGTAHTRQVRFWFATGGAGFCLSRGLALKMHPWASDGTFMATAEHIRLPDDCTVGYIVEALLGVGLIRSALFHSHLENLGLVSDIHNQVTLSYGTVENSRNTVNLRGPFSTSEDPTRFRSVHCLLYPDTPWCPSLQRL, encoded by the exons ATGTGGAAAACCGCCGGGGGATCAAAATGCACCTTCACCTCAGCAGGACCGGGTGCCGTTGCAGCCACCTGTCTGCTTGTCACCGTGATGCTCGTCGTCGCTGTCGGACACCCAAGCATCCCGGTGCTGGACGTGTCTCCTCTCAGTTTGGGCACCGCCGGAGACAAGGAGCCTCTAACAGCCGGGACTGGCTCCGGAGGGAAAGTTTTCTCCGCGTATTTCAGAAAGCTGGCCCGGGAGAGGAGAGCGGTAAGCGGCCCCCCGCCGGGCGGCGCTCCCCCCGGGCCGGTGGAGCAGCTCTCCCCGGCGGACCTGTTCATAGCGGTGAAAACCACCGGGAAATATCACCGCCAGAGGCTGGACCTGCTGCTGGAGACCTGGATCTCCAGAAACATGCAACAG aCGTACGTGTTCACCGATGGAGAGGATGAGAAACTGAGGAAAAGGATGG GAGCTCACCTGATCAACACTAACTGTTCAGCGACCCACAATCGCCAGGCTCTCTCCTGTAAGATGGCTCAGGAATATGACATTTTTATCGACTCTGGCAAAAA GTGGTTCTGTCACGTTGACGATGATAACTACGTGAATGTGGGCTCCCTGGTGAAACTGCTGTCTcactacagccacacacacgaCGTTTACATCGGCCGGCCCAGCCTCGAGCGACCAATAGAGGCCACAGAGAGGCTTGGTACCGCCCACACG AGGCAGGTGCGTTTCTGGTTCGCCACAGGGGGAGCGGGCTTCTGTCTGAGCCGCGGCCTCGCTCTCAAGATGCATCCCTGGGCTAG tgatGGCACTTTCATGGCTACAGCTGAGCACATCCGCCTCCCTGACGACTGCACCGTTGGTTACATCGTTGAGGCGCTGCTTGGGGTGGGCCTCATCCGCTCAGCACTGTTCCACTCCCACCTAGAGAACCTGGGGCTGGTGTCAGACATACACAACCag GTGACTCTAAGCTATGGCACCGtggaaaacagcagaaacactgtCAACCTGAGAGGACCCTTTTCAACAAGTGAAGATCCTACTAG GTTCAGGTCTGTCCATTGTCTGCTGTACCCAGACACTCCTTGGTGCCCCAGCCTCCAGAGACTTTAA
- the LOC139933640 gene encoding neuropeptide FF receptor 2-like, with amino-acid sequence MPGATDLQSAPGRLFNIFSFQLSMKEDPHRFGRHTVSLSAFSPAVAPPPPPPPPQPRSSMDLSQDRLLDRSSVQPSFSPLLQHDGSQAGLNHTYNLESMLLWTLHEPSTIALTIMYCLSFILGFVGNLMSLRVLTNRRSRRLAGVSATRSLLVNLAVCDLAVVCVCMPVTLGSQIYTSWVYGDLLCRAVPFTQAVSVSASVLTLTVISVNRYYSVRSPLRARSMFTRRRILATVAVVWTVSSVMCAPLAVMSRLREISFGTFAILVCQEEWPQPRLKQGYNVLLFVALYCLPVTFNLTIGFLTGRRLWGGKKSTFSDLDPRSQALHVSRLKTRQKIAKMVVCLVLLFAVSWLPLYLADLWIDREQRPPSWLLQTRPFAQWLGLTNSSLNPICYCFIGDLYRSAKVIRTRYYQKVAALFSSSSFSNSAAMTTPAPPITDSKATAAQHHRIAAATVAASASMVTIPRLFSLARGQGLGLRLGQGQGQGQGLGDDTDCGGGSDHSISDWYRSSPSVCDSTLLPSQLHTLQYSTHSAELLPTRRHSKMMPVDDLKAFFSVVLGKRSWPPTVCWHPLN; translated from the exons ATGCCTGGAGCAACTG ATCTTCAGTCAGCACCTGGCCGCCTCTTCAACATCTTTTCCTTCCAGCTCAGCATGAAGGAGGATCCGCACCGTTTTGGAAGGCATACG gtctctctgtctgccttttcCCCTGCCGtggccccgcccccgcccccgcccccgccccagcCCCGCAGCAGCATGGATCTGTCCCAGGACCGGCTGTTAGACAGAAGCTCAGTCCAGCCCAGCTTCTCTCCGCTGCTGCAGCACGACGGCTCTCAGGCGGGACTCAACCACACCTACA ATCTGGAAAGCATGTTGCTCTGGACCCTCCATGAGCCCAGCACCATCGCTCTGACCATCATGTACTGTCTGTCCTTCATACTGGGATTCGTAGGGAACCTCATGTCCCTGCGCGTCCTCACCAACCGCCGCAGCCGACGGCTCGCCGGCGTCAGCGCCACGCGCAGCCTCCTGGTGAACCTGGCGGTGTGTGACctggctgtggtgtgtgtgtgcatgcccgtCACGCTGGGAAGCCAGATCTACACTTCCTGGGTGTACGGCGACCTCCTGTGTCGAGCGGTGCCGTTCACGCAGGCCGTCTCGGTCTCAGCCAGCGTGTTGACCCTGACCGTGATCAGTGTGAATCGCTACTACAGTGTTCGATCCCCGCTGCGAGCCCGCTCCATGTTTACCCGCCGACGTATCTTGGCGACCGTTGCCGTGGTGTGGACGGTGTCCTCGGTGATGTGCGCCCCGCTTGCGGTGATGAGCCGGCTGCGGGAGATCAGCTTTGGAACCTTTGCCATCTTGGTCTGTCAGGAGGAGTGGCCTCAACCTCGCCTTAAACAGGG GTacaatgtgttgctgtttgtggcgctctactgcctgcctgtgacctttaacctcaCCATAGGCTTCCTGACTGGCAGGCGTCTCTGGGGTGGGAAGAAATCAACCTTCTCTGATCTCGACCCCCGCAGCCAAGCTCTGCACGTCTCGCGCCTCAAGACGCGCCAGAAGATTGCCAAGATGGTGGTGTGTCTGGTGCTGCTGTTTGCAGTTTCCTGGTTGCCCCTCTACTTGGCTGACCTTTGGATCGACCGTGAGCAAAGGCCACCATCTTGGCTCCTGCAGACTCGTCCATTTGCTCAGTGGCTGGGCCTGACAAACTCCAGCCTCAATCCCATCTGTTACTGTTTCATCGGAGACCTGTACCGCTCTGCTAAGGTGATACGGACACGATACTACCAGAAAGTGGCCGCTCTCTTCagctcctcttctttctccaaCTCAGCTGCCATGACGACTCCTGCTCCGCCGATTACTGACAGCAAAGCGACTGCTGCTCAACACCACCGTATTGCTGCGGCTACCGTGGCAGCTTCTGCATCCATGGTAACTATCCCCAGGCTGTTCAGCTTGGCTAGAGGCCAGGGACTGGGCCTGAGGCtggggcaggggcaggggcaggggcaggggctCGGAGACGACACGGACTGCGGAGGAGGATCCGACCACAGTATCTCAGACTGGTATCGGTCCAGCCctagtgtgtgtgacagcaccCTGCTCCCCAGCCAGCTCCACACGCTCCAGTACTCCACACACAGCGCAGAACTGCTGCCTACGAGGAGACATTCT